Proteins encoded by one window of Manihot esculenta cultivar AM560-2 chromosome 10, M.esculenta_v8, whole genome shotgun sequence:
- the LOC110624180 gene encoding salicylate carboxymethyltransferase translates to MLEETVKAFYAKSLSEKFSIADMGCSSGPNALEAMSVIINTIFTQCKEKGQTSPEHLVFLNDLPGNDFNNVFKSLPQFYEKLKKQTDLEMETCFISGMPGTFYGRLFPSETLDFVHASCSVHWLSQPTPPAPVEPAPVVDSVLVPASPPTTTLHRSTRLVGSLVYLTCRKKQTVVARCSTKSEYRALVDATSELFWLRWLLTDMGVTHSSATILHFDNRSAIQISHNDIFHERTKHIEIDCHLVLEGIENNKGNIYISKTSPKNVFEAYLDQFQKDFSLFLCCRAKELKSKGQMILTLLGRSTSDPACNDCIQFWYLLAQSLLEISREGLIEEANVDSFNMPYYTPFSGEVVDIIGKEGSFEINNLNNIRLNWDPNDNDENQNYAFNKNTSGKNVACHVRAASESVLVSHFGEAIIDELFLRYSRNVGEHLSQEKTKYNFVVISMTKKS, encoded by the exons ATGTTAGAGGAGACAGTGAAGGCTTTCTATGCAAAATCCTTGTCTGAGAAATTTTCCATTGCGGACATGGGTTGCTCCTCAGGACCTAATGCCTTAGAAGCCATGTCAGTAATCATTAACACAATATTTACTCAGTGCAAAGAAAAAGGGCAAACTTCTCCTGAGCACCTAGTGTTTCTCAATGATCTTCCTGGTAATGATTTTAACAATGTTTTTAAATCACTGCCTCAATTTTATGAGAAGCTCAAGAAACAGACAGACTTGGAAATGGAAACTTGTTTCATATCTGGCATGCCAGGAACATTTTATGGGAGATTATTTCCTAGTGAAACCTTAGATTTTGTCCATGCATCTTGCAGTGTACATTGGCTTTCTCAG CCCACCCCACCTGCTCCTGTTGAACCTGCACCAGTTGTTGATTCTGTACTTGTGCCTGCATCTCCTCCTACCACTACTCTCCATCGTTCTACTCGGCTTGTTGGGAGTCTTGTTTATCTCACG TGTAGAAAAAAACAAACTGTTGTTGCCCGTTGTAGCACTAAATCTGAATATCGTGCTCTTGTTGATGCTACATCTGAACTATTTTGGTTACGGTGGCTATTAACTGATATGGGTGTTACTCATTCTTCTGCCACCATACTTCATTTTGACAATAGAAGTGCCATACAAATTTCTCATAATGATATCTTTCATGAGCGTACCAAACACATCGAAATTGATTGTCATTTG GTTCTAGAAGGAATTGAGAATAACAAAGGAAATATCTACATATCAAAGACAAGCCCAAAGAATGTGTTTGAAGCATATTTGGATCAATTTCAAAAGGATTTTTCATTATTTCTATGTTGTCGAGCAAAGGAACTCAAATCAAAAGGTCAGATGATTTTAACTTTACTTGGAAGAAGCACTTCTGATCCAGCCTGCAATGATTGCATCCAGTTCTGGTATCTATTGgctcaatctcttcttgagatATCAAGAGAA GGACTTATTGAAGAGGCCAATGTGGATTCCTTCAACATGCCTTACTATACTCCTTTCAGTGGAGAAGTGGTAGACATAATTGGAAAGGAGGGTtcttttgaaattaataatCTAAATAACATTAGACTGAATTGGGATCCAAATGACAATGATGAGAATCAGAATTATGCCTTCAACAAGAACACAAGTGGAAAAAATGTGGCCTGTCATGTAAGAGCTGCCTCAGAATCCGTGCTTGTTAGCCATTTTGGAGAGGCCATAATTGATGAATTATTCTTAAGGTACTCTAGAAATGTTGGCGAGCATTTGTCACAGGAAAAGACCAAGTACAACTTCGTGGTTATTTCTATGACTAAGAAGTCATAA